The stretch of DNA aatcatGTACTTGTACAGATTAATCATGTCAACCCACAATCacctttttaaaaagttaaaaagcaaaggaccaaggccagacccctgcggtactccactaaccacactggcccaattaaaaatgttccatttaccaccactctttgtaatctatccttcagccagttctctatccaattacaaatattatgttctaggccaatatttctcaatttgatcattaacttttTGTGCGGTAAATGTGTAAATTAGTCTGGCAACATCTGTTACGCATacaaccatgctggcacaaactcataatattgtaatttgcaatgtattaaagtaccctatcccttattaccccttccaaaagctttccaaccactgatgtcagactaacaggcctatagttttccgGCTGAGAACAGggtccctttttaaataatggcaccacattagcactttgccagtctctcagcgccatgccagacctcattgaatcctaaaaaattaagtaaagaggtgATGGTGATTAGTCACCAAGAGACAAGCTTTACTACCTTAGGGTTTACAACAGTTAAGAGAGGTATTTTGTGAGTATCATATGTATAAAACCATCTGGCACTTGCAGATATATTCTGCATTACCAAATTGAGCATGCACCTCCAAAAGAGATTGTAAAGGAGTTCATCAATTGGTCCACTGTTTTTATGAATCACTCCTTTACACTCCTTTGAGACATTGAATGCAGCGTGCTGGTGTGGTAACCCTTCCTCCATTATAAGGGGGAGGCCCAACTACAGATAAAAAGTCTAATataatatatctagtataaataaatctaaagcaactggacttgttaaataatcattgaagacgtttcactattcatccgagcagcttcttcagttcaactgactggtctgggaagtcctcagcatatactgtatactcttccactaattctgctcggatgagtagtgaaacatcttcaatgattacttagcaagtccagttgctttagacttatttatactagatataccatgacctggatgaataaaaatcttcatagtctaATATAATATGTGCTTACCAGGAGTTTCTATAGTAATTAGTAGTAAGTTTCTAAGTAAGGCCCCTTGCCTGGACCTGGATTATAACAATGCAGAGTAGGGAAGCATTTTGGGTTAACCCCACATAGACCTGTTACACAATCAtttgattttatttgtatttttttaatagccTTAGCTACTAGTACTAGTAGTTTGTACTAAAATATAAGATAGTAAAGCAGGGTACCGCTCTAGGCCAATAGTCAAACCATTTCCAAAACCTACATCCCATAGCCAAACAGTAAGTCTTTACTTTACAAAGCTTTTAAATTACCCATAAGTACATTGTACAGTTCATAGTAGAGCCTGCAATGTTGAACTGTATCAACCATAGTTCATGGAAAGAATATCATACCCAGTAGTAGCACTACACAAAACTATGAAGCCATATTTAAGTATGCATTTAGACCGACCTGCCACCCAAGCAAGCTCTGTGGTAGACCACAACATATTTACTTAGCATCCCCTGTAAGAGAGTGTTCATTTCCTCCCTCAACAACTACTGCAGCTTATCTCCATCTGCACTGAATCCTAAAGCATCTATGCAAGTGTCCCTTATAAATGAACAACACAGCTGTATAGGGCCAGCACACTTTGTAATGGATAAGTAGGGTATGTGTGCAGCACCTGTATGTGATTGAAACTGCTTCTATCTACGTCCACTCACTATCTGGCTACCAACAATTCTTGAAAAATCTCTAACATTGTAGCTGCCATgctgcattaaaggacaatgaaaggttaatataaattaaaagtaagtctaaaggcattctttttaagtacttactgcatatctaaattcccagattcctgcttgcttctctgagatatggtgctggcagcctacagcagtgtgaagcctacagtgacatcactgaaatctctctccccttcctgtaggtgccagcggcagccttcctattctctgagcatgtgtgtaacttgatcctgtctcctgttctgagctacacatgcccaccagccaatcagaagcagatctggcagaggggagggggggagggaatgaaacacatgtgcagtatgaagcaaggagggaaaggaaggaagaatacctttttagagatggctgcctgttctagaaaatgtgaagtaagtgtgactgagtaaatatgtgattaggtgagccaaaagtgtggtgtttttactaaacaataggaggactattgggcagtatgctttttacattttgacttgcattctcctcaTTTTTCTAATGGAATTATTTGTATCCTACCCTGTCCTCATCTTCACATGGTTCAGCACCCTTACAATATAAAACAGTTTCACAACATAAATTAGTAAGCCCTATAATTAGGGAATAATATAACTGCACACATTGTTTTAATAGTAAAAATCTTGAAATCTTGTTATACAACCTGTAAAGGCTTCAAACTTCCAACTGATGCGAGGAATCATTAATGAATGCAGTGCAAAGGGCAATTCTGGACACAAACAGAAATAGTTACCCAAACTGCAGTTTATTTTTACCATATATTTTTCCCATACTTCCACTGTAATTGTTGCATATGAACCATTTGTGCCTGATGTTTGAAAACTCTGTTTGGATACAAAATGCGTGCATGTTGCATCTAGCAATGTCTGTTGGTCCTATTGATTTAACCCACtgtgagggtgaagacacacatagttactagtagcagctacttgttgtggctactaaaatagacaatgctgataactgtctctatgtgtgttttagcagaggtaattcttagtattgtctatggcagggtattttctggagtttagtagccatgaaaatctagctgctactagtgtgccttcaccctaagaaCCCTGGAATCCACAGTGGctgtagctttagggttcccaaGCATCAATCGTTGTAAGCATCAAAAGAAGCAAGATGGACGCATTAGTGGCCATGTGAAAGTGCAGGAGTGTGTTTGGATACAATTATCTTAATGAACTGTGTCAATATAAACTctccattgtgtccattttagagcacACATGGGTGCAATCGTGAATGAGCCCTTTGGTCATTATCATTTATCTGGCTTGTTGTACAACTGCAAACTCAAGAAATAATTTACATAAAGATACATACAGCCATTCACTAAAATGTTATTGATTAGGGTTCATATACTAAGTCATGACTGTGCAGAATACTGGCGCAGTCCACCatgttttttatccacaatgcaaaTGTTTCCAGTGTGTGTCACGAAAGTTGTGATCAATTCAACTTGTTCCTGATGCATCAATACAGGTACAAGCTGAAGCACATGATTAATAAAGCACACATTCTAGTGAATGGCATTTTGCAGGGACATATTTTTGTTCATATTTTGTTCACAGCACTGCATCTGCCATCATAAATGACTCCTTTtgatttctgttttatttgaaATTCGTTGTTTAATATCTTTGTTTCGtaaagtgtatataaaagggtTGATTAATGGTATCAGGGCAGTGTAGAGAAAGGAAAATGGTTTTGAAGTGGATGAATACTGAGATGTAGGCCTTACATATGTAATAATTGTGGTGCCATAGAAGACACTGACCACAGTGAGGTGGGAGGTACAAGTAGAGAAAGCTTTCTTCCTTCCTGTAGCAGAATGGATCTTTATAATAGTGGAAATTATGTAGGTATAAGAGGCTACTGTAAGAACAAAGGCAGGGAGTGCCACCAATGAGCCCAAAACAAATGTCAAAATCTCAATAGGAAAAGTGTTTGCACAAGACAGGGTTATTAATATGGAAggatcacagaagaaatggtcaATTGTCCGTGATCTACAGAAAGGTAAATGGGATATGAGCACAGTGTGTGATATTGGTTCTGTAAAACTAAACATCCAGCAAGTTATGACCAACATAACACAGACCCTTCTGTTCATCACAACCAAGTACCTCAAAGGATTACAAATAGCAACATAGCGGTCGAAGGCCATGACAGTCAATGAGATAAATTCAACACATGTCAAAGTCATAAAGCAGTGTAACTGGGTCATGCAGCAACCAAAAGAAATTGTATTGTCTCTTCTAAGAAGGATAGAAAGCAGTTTAGGCTGAGAAAGAGAAGAGGCACAGAGATCTATAAATGCAAGATTGCATAGGAAGAAGTACATAGGAATGTAGAATAATGAGGTTTGGTAAATCACTATTATGATAAGTACATTTCCCTGTAAAGTAAGAAGATAGATCAGGAGAAACAGGCAGAACAATGGGATCTGTATGTCTGGGTAATCTGAGAAACCCTGGAGAATGAATCCACTGCTGCTGCTTTGGTTCATCTGGCATAGTTATTGTGGCTCTTGGCCTACATAAGGGCAAACATGGGAGATAAAGCAGAAACTACATTTAGCAATAAATACACAAACTAAGAAAAAGTGTAACGCTGGTGGTAGGAGAAAAGTTTATACAATTAGAAATTTAATTAAACTAGCTTGTTGGAACATACTTTCTGCCGATGAAAAATATCTACAAGAGAAGATTTGGTGCTGAATATAACACCTGATTATTAAGAGgataaataaattaaatgggCTGTATTGTTACATGGCTAATCAATAGCTAATCAAATATTGTCTTGATCAGATTGTAATTATTTCACTAATTTCATATGAGTTCACACTTACCTTTTGTGCTGTATAGTTTATGTAGGTAAAGGTGTTGTACTTTGTTAGCCAGTTAAAAAGTTATAGGGTAAAACTATTGATATGAAACAAAAGGAAAAGTAGTGTGAAGGTGATACCTTTGTTGGCTAGGAttgggatatatatatttaaaaaatgtattatatatttagatTATTTCTTAGAATAAAATCTATTttctggaatgctcgggacctggaattatttgcttaaaatgtagtctatgggagatggccttcccataatcatcattcatcatcatcaACAGTGGGAATTCTGCAGGATTCCTAACAATTTGATCTCTGCAGAAATTTTCTATATGTGGCAATAGGTTCAAACACAGAATATCTGgagaaaactttatttttttttatatgattttattttcagCTATAATAATTTTCCTTTTCCAAAAGATAAATCGCTTGATATATACTTGAAGTCCTGTATGTTTAAGTCCTCCAATGTAtgccattattttatggttttatatatgttaaaatgtattttagaatCCAGTGCAACCTTAGTTCTTGCTTAATTGAGTCTGCAAAACAAAAACCAAACCCAACTGGCTATTCTGCTGCTTAATTATTCTGTCTCTAAAAATCTCTTTCAATTCCTTCTATAGAGCAAGTTATAACTTAGAATGTAAAATAGATTGTCACTTCTTCACTAATTTTAAACCCAACACACCAAGTAAGAAATGATATCCAGTAAAGATATCAGATACCCCCTAAAAAGCCTATGCAGTTATAAAGAGTACATACACAACTTACTGTTAGAAGTACATTACAATCAAATCATtcttaaataaatgaaatgaacCACCAAGTATCGGTTTGACAATGCTTGGTAGTATTTCAGAAGCCATACAATTTATAGAGGTACGATAAAAAAAAGCAGTAGCTTAAAGCAGTTCCCTAATGGTTGAGGAACCTCAAGAGATCCATAAAACTAAGAGTAAAATACTAAGACCTCAGGTGTTACTAAGATAAGAAAACCTCAAAAGCATTACAGTGGTACAGTCTTGAAAAATGCAGATAAAAATAAACTTGAACACGAGATATAAACAGAAGAAACTATTTAACATTTGCAGTTATATAGAGTATACATAATACAATTAAATTCATAACAGTAACTTGTCAAAAGTTCATTATTATTTCTTGCTCTACAAAATACTGGGCAGGCATCTTTCCCTCCAATCACCATCTTTGTTTTTGACTGTGTCTGCCAAAACCTGAAAGCAGCCAGTTATATTGTAAAGTGCTCATTATTTACCCCCAGTGCAGCAGGTAGTGGTGTGAGAATAACATTACAGTATTTTTACAATACCCCCTGTATGTTAGTAGACCTGTTCTATTTCTTCACCTCTGAACATATCAGCAACACCACCTATAAGTAACAATTGCAATGTTTTCCAGGACTGGCAGGCTTTCTCTTTCAGCTTATCTATCTGTTTGTGCTAGAAGGGTTCATTAAAGTTAAGGCCCTTGGCATATAGGTGACTTGGCACCATTGTCCATCTGTCACCTCTCTGTGTGCATTCGATGGGGCAATTGTTATTCAATCATATTTGGAGTAAAGGCAGGGGAGGACAAAAAGGCCACATATGCTTAAGTCTCTACTGTTGGCTATGTTTCCTGTAAAAATCGTTTTGCTTTGGTTATTGATttgtactgtacatttatttgttttctgtatttcttttgGCATTGCCTAACCTTTGTATGTCTATACGTTCCAATATATTTTTATCTGCATCTTGGAAAGTTTGCATTTCTCTTCTTTCTGTGACTCTATGTCCCCCTTATTGCTCATTCAGGCATGTCTAGTTTCTCTCTCAGCTGTCAGAATGTCACCAAGACTATACAACTTGCAAAGTTACATATAAATCACTGTGCCATTACACAGGCATTCAGTTAGGAGGTTCTATTAAGCCTAAAAGAATTAAGCAAGCCTTCTGAGGACTCACTGAGGGGAAGGTTGTATCTTTTCCTTTTATCTATTGTGGTTTCCTCAAAGTACTCTGGTTTCCCTCAATAAATCAGAAACTtacatagtgtgtgtgtgtgatagggaccttagattgtaagctctactaggATACTGTCTCATATAAATGAAACCTTTGTCATTAAAATATTTCTTATGCCATTGGACAATCCCATATTGAGTTACTAAGGTACTAAGGGCATGCATACATGCttggttacatcagccaatgaattgaCAGAGTTGTGTCTTTTAGTCACAAATGCCTTTCTGTTACAATCAAAAGATGTTTTCATGCCAAgaagaatatgtatgtatgtatatctttatttataaagcgctacttatgtacgcagcgctgtacagtagaatacattaatacaaacagggggttattaagataataatagataaatacaaagtataacaaatacaaataaataaagtgtatggaggtccctgccccaatcTACAATCTAGATGTTCTGATAGGTTGCTTATTGGGATAAAACATATTAGTCAGGGAATATTAGGGGGTAGGAGAAGAAGCACTAGGACCAGTAGGAGTCTAGGGCAGGGGGGCATGGGATTCTTAGAGATGTTGGGTTGCCAGCTGGAATTGCCCCAGATCTTAGTACACAAAACACAAGTCATTCAAACACAGGAATATGTAGGGATGGTGATGCTGGGTTCAGGCAGGATTCACTCAAGTTAATTCCCCAAAAAGAACCTTGATCACTATGCAAATCAGATTAATTCAGTCCTATTAaataatgtaccgtatatactcgagtataagccgagttttttagcactaaaaatgtgcttaaaaagt from Xenopus tropicalis strain Nigerian chromosome 8, UCB_Xtro_10.0, whole genome shotgun sequence encodes:
- the LOC116406811 gene encoding olfactory receptor 8U1-like, yielding MNQSSSSGFILQGFSDYPDIQIPLFCLFLLIYLLTLQGNVLIIIVIYQTSLFYIPMYFFLCNLAFIDLCASSLSQPKLLSILLRRDNTISFGCCMTQLHCFMTLTCVEFISLTVMAFDRYVAICNPLRYLVVMNRRVCVMLVITCWMFSFTEPISHTVLISHLPFCRSRTIDHFFCDPSILITLSCANTFPIEILTFVLGSLVALPAFVLTVASYTYIISTIIKIHSATGRKKAFSTCTSHLTVVSVFYGTTIITYVRPTSQYSSTSKPFSFLYTALIPLINPFIYTLRNKDIKQRISNKTEIKRSHL